The following coding sequences are from one Ornithodoros turicata isolate Travis chromosome 1, ASM3712646v1, whole genome shotgun sequence window:
- the LOC135396047 gene encoding uncharacterized protein LOC135396047: MDRLKAKRTVLRGRTTRIINESKALLSSETASAEELTVLLDRLTICSTDLKDVDTQEYDSCFGYQEEVSTVVSKLNYKLRQVEAPALQTMTSQTERNALSLRESTRSGIKLPKLQLQKFNGEPTLWPSFWEQYLSSIHENATLSNIEKFQYLRSLLVGRASAAIEGLQATEACYDDALELLKKRFGDRQKIEHEYFSRLRQLSHIRSSHDTGGLRKMYDQAQSSMRGLKSLGITAGSYAAMMNDILLNALPQDMVLDYHRRKQQQAAQLENSEKQLEDLLDFLQNDVESREKAGISSQDGGVVKRRGSQMSRPSGLVLQTGSEPAKCIFCGSSAHTTERCSSDMNLSARKEKLKSQRRCFRSTWVGHMTNQCVRRVKCDKCKGRHVTSMCDPEYNPAQSASPKTQTRSAVIATSSATSRSTVLLQTFRAWVVADKKCAYIR; the protein is encoded by the coding sequence ATGGATCGCTTGAAAGCGAAAAGGACTGTACTGCGAGGGAGGACCACTCGAATCATCAACGAAAGCAAAGCTCTTCTTTCATCTGAGACCGCCAGCGCTGAGGAGCTCACCGTTCTACTAGATCGCCTCACCATTTGCAGTACCGACTTGAAAGACGTCGATACCCAGGAGTATGACAGCTGCTTTGGATACCAAGAGGAAGTAAGCACAGTAGTCTCAAAATTGAACTACAAACTTCGACAAGTTGAAGCTCCGGCTTTGCAGACCATGACATCGCAAACTGAGAGGAACGCTCTGTCCTTGAGGGAGTCAACGAGATCTGGAATTAAGTTACCAAAGCTCCAGCTACAAAAGTTCAATGGCGAGCCCACGCTGTGGCCAAGCTTCTGGGAGCAATACTTAAGCAGCATACATGAAAACGCTACCCTTTCCAACATCGAGAAATTCCAGTACCTGAGATCTCTTCTCGTTGGACGGGCGTCTGCTGCGATTGAGGGACTCCAGGCCACGGAAGCTTGCTATGATGATGCATTGGAGTTGCTGAAAAAACGTTTTGGTGATAGACAGAAGATAGAACACGAGTATTTCTCCCGTCTGCGTCAACTTTCCCATATTCGCTCTTCGCACGATACTGGTGGACTGAGGAAGATGTATGATCAGGCCCAGTCTAGTATGCGGGGATTAAAATCTCTCGGAATAACTGCTGGAAGTTACGCAGCGATGATGAACGACATTCTCCTGAACGCGTTGCCACAGGACATGGTTTTGGACTACCATCGTAGGAAACAGCAACAAGCAGCACAGCTCGAAAACTCCGAAAAGCAGTTAGAGGATCTCCTCGATTTTCTCCAGAACGATGTTGAAAGCAGAGAAAAGGCGGGAATATCTAGCCAGGATGGAGGAGTTGTGAAACGAAGAGGGAGTCAGATGAGCCGTCCCAGTGGGCTAGTACTCCAAACGGGTTCTGAGCCGGCCAAGTGCATCTTTTGCGGCTCTTCGGCGCATACGACTGAACGATGCTCCTCTGATATGAATCTGAGTGCCCGAAAAGAGAAGCTCAAATCTCAGCGAAGATGTTTCCGATCCACCTGGGTGGGACATATGACGAACCAGTGTGTGAGACGTGTCAAATGCGATAAATGCAAAGGTAGACACGTAACCTCCATGTGTGACCCGGAGTACAACCCAGCCCAGTCAGCTAGCCCTAAAACGCAAACCCGCAGCGCAGTGATCGCCACGTCCTCAGCCACTTCACGTTCCACGGTTTTGCTACAGACTTTCCGGGCTTGGGTGGTCGCCGACAAGAAGTGCGCATACATTCGATGA